Within Acidobacteriota bacterium, the genomic segment GGTCGAGATCTCCGCGCGACCCATCAGCAACGCGGTGATGACGTCCCGATGGTGATCTGCGCCCGCGGAGAGAAATTGGCAGACCGCGACGTCGCGATAGAGGTCGACGATGAGGCCTGGAAGGCCGTCGGATTCCGCGTGAACGATCCTGCAGCCTCCTTCGGGTTGAAGCAGCCCGAGCCGGCGGCGCAGAGCGAATGCACTTTCGATACGGCGCTCGAAGAAAGACCGGTCGACCGCCTGATCCGGATCAGGCGACCAGATCCGGACCCGGATCGATGACTCGGATGACCAGGCGCCGATGGCCAGAGGCCGGTCGTTGCTGTCGCGAAGCTCGACGTTTTCCCCTCTGCCGGGGTTCCCCGACACGCTCGAGACCGCGCCCGAAAAAATCCAGGGATGACGCCGGATCACCGACTTTTCGCGGCCGGGCCGGAGCGTGACGACCGGAATGTCAGGACGCCGTGACGAGGTCACCCGACCCTCCCCGGGTTTTGACAATCGCTGAACCGACGAGGTAGAGGGCGAGGAGAATCAGGGCGAGCGACGACAGGCCATTGAGCAGCTCGACGCCGCCTCCACCGGGACCGGTGAGATATCCGATCGTCATCTTCGCCAGAGCCCACATGGTGATCACGAGAACGAAGAGCATCGGATAGAGGGTGAAGGCGATCCGCTTACGCGACTGGTGAAGCCAGTATGTGATCGTCAGGAGCGTCATAGCTGCGAGCAGCTGGTTCGAGGCTCCGAAGAGCGTCCAGAAATTGATCCAGCTTCCGGGTGCGGCAAACGAGACGAAGTACACCGGGAGGGCGATCGTCAGCAGTGTGCCCGCAACGGCCCCGGCCCGCGTCGTCGAGCGGAAAAGCTCCTGAACGATGTAGCGCCCCAGGCGCGTGCATACATCGAGCGTGTCGAATACGAACGTCGAGAACGCCATTGCGCCGAAGGTGATGGCGAAGTTGAGGTGCTCTTCGCCGATGATCAGAGTCAGGAAGCGGCCGATGCCGTTGCCGTAGACGGTTCCCGGCTTGAGTCCTTCGAGATCCGGCTGCGCGACGATCATGACGGTCACCAAAGCGATGAGGGCGACGAAACCCTCGGCGAGCATGGCCCCGTACCCGACCGGTCGGATATGGCTCTCACGGTCGATCTGTTTCGAGCTCGTACCGGAGCAGACCAGTCCGTGGAAGCCGGAGCATGCTCCGCAGGCGATCGTGACGAAGAGAAACGGGAAGAGTGTCCCGGTCATACCGCCGACGTCCCACGACTTGAACATCGGCTGCTCGATCTCGTAGCCGCCGAACAGCACGCCGATGACGCCGAGACCGAGTGCAAAATAGAGAACGAATCCACCGAGGTAGCCTCGCGGCTGGAGCAGAGCCCAGACGGGGACGAGGGAGGCGACACAGCAGTAAACGAGAATCAGAAGCGCCCAGCTCTTCGCGTCCATCACCAGAAGCGTCGAGATCCTGGTTCCGAGGAACACTAGGAAGAACGTCGCCGGTACGAAGATCACGGTCAGTAGCCAGAGGGGAGGGTCGAGAAACTTCTGGATGAAGCCCATGACGACGGCGAGGAGCAGGTAGAGAATCGACGCCGCGGCGACCGCCCCTCCCGGATTGAACTCGACGTCGGCGCCGGCGAGACTCTCGGTCACTCCGGTGAAGCTCCCGGCCGTGATGTCGGCGAATGCGACGATCACATAGACGAGAGCGATCCAGATGAACGCCATCATCGCCATCCCTGCTCGCGACCCGAGATGTTCGCGGACCATGTCGGCGATCGACCTTGCTCCGTGACGAACGCTGCCGACCAGAGCTGCGAAATCGTGAACCGCCCCGATCAGCACGACCCCGAGGGAGATCCAGAGGAGGCACGGAAGCCAGCCGAACGCCTGGCAGGCGATGATGGGGCCAGCGATCGGACCCGCCGCGGCGATCGCCGAGAAATGCTGACCGAACAGGTAGAAACGACGCGTCGGGACGAAGTCGACCCCGTCGTCGACGAGATGAGCCGGCGTCTCGCGCGTGTCGTCGAGCGCGAACTGGCGGGCGACCCATCTCCCGTAGACCGAGTAACCGAGGACAAGGAATGCAATGAACCCGATGGCGATCGCCGTCAGCATGCGGCGCTAAGATTAACGGGAGACGGAAGAAGAGTGAAGAGTGAAGAGTGAAGAGTGAAAAAAAGGCGAGACACAGTCACCTCCCACCGGGAGGGCGAGGCTCCTGCCGAGCCGCGATCCTCGAAACCGAACCTGAAACCCGCAATCATCACGGGCGGGGGGAGTTGCTCGATAGTAAGCCCTCGTCATCCTGAGACCAGCGAAGCACGGGCGAAGGATGCGGGCGGGGCTCGGGGTTTTCAGCAACAGTCTGTGAAAAATGAAGAGCGAAGGGGTCGTGTGGGAGGGGATGCCGTGTGGGAGGGGATGCCGGGTCCGACCGGTCCGACGTGCCTGACGTCTCTCTTCCTCTTGTTCTATACTCAGCCGACTCCAGGGGAGGGGCGACTCTGACAGATGGTTTTATTCAATCACGCTACCCGCGAGATGACCGCGAAGATCGTGTATTACGGTCCCGGTCTGTGTGGCAAAACGACCAATCTGATGGTCATTTTCGACAAGCTCGACGAGAAAAATCGGGGCAAGATGCTCTCGCTGGCCACCAAGACCGACCGGACCCTGTTTTTCGATCTGCTGCCCGTCGAGATCGGTAAGGTCGGGGCTTTTAATCTCAAAATCCAGCTTTATACGGTCCCGGGACAGGTCTTCTACAACGAAACGCGAAAGCTGGTGCTGAAGGGAGCGGATGCGATCGTTTTCGTCGCCGACTCGCAGGCCTCGATGGCGGAGTCGAACAAGGAGAGCTTCGCCAACCTCCTGGAAAACATGAAGGAGAACCAGATCGACTTCTCCCAGACTCCGATTCTGATCCAGTACAACAAGCGCGACATTCCCGGCGTCCCGCCGATCCCGAAGCTGCAGGAAACGCTCGGGTTCGAAGCGCTCCCCTGGGTGGAAGCCTCGGCGCTGGAGGGGACGGGCGTGATGGAGACATTCAAGGCGATCTCCAAGCTGACCGCTCGACACCTGGTCAACAAGGTCAAGGGGAAGGAGTCCAACGCCAAGACCCTCGGCCGAATCGAAGATGCGGAAGTGAAGAAGGGAAAGACGACGCCGGCTGCGGCGCCGGTTGCCACGGCCGGAGCTGCGCCCGAAACGGCCGCCGAGCCGGAAATTGAGGAGGCGCCGGAAGAGGGAGTCTCGATCGAGAGTCCCTTCGGCGATTCGATGACCCCTCCACCCGACGTCGCACCATTCGACGAGTCCGCCGTCGAGAAGGATTACGAGAACGTCGAGGAGGTCTCGCTCGATCAGCTCCTGGCCGAGCGGGAAAGACCGAAGACGCTCTCCGGGGTCGCAGTCCCCGCGGACGACGACGAGATCGAGGAAGTCGAGGAACTGACGGAAGTTCATCTCGAGCCGATGGATGACTCCTCCGGTCTGGCCGAAGAAATCAAGTCACTGAAGGCGGAGAATCAAAGATTGAAAAAAGGACTCAGAGCCGCAATCGCACAACTGGAGAAACTCGCAAAATGAACCGCACAGCCTGTCTGCTCGCCCTCCTGACTGCACTCTCTTTCGGCTGCGGCGGCGAGAAGGACGTCGCCGAAAGCCTCGATGACAAGAGCTTCCGGGACGTTCTCTCGGAAGCGGAGGAAGACGTTTACACCCCTCCCGAGGATGGAAAACTGACCCGGCAGCAGATCGAGATGTATCTCGAAGTTCGGGAGCATGAGAGGGCGATCGCGGAAGCAGCGAGAAAGAAGCTCTCGGAGACGGCGGAGAACATGAAGGAGCGGAAGGGCTCGTTCGGGGAGCTGATGGAGGGGATGAAGGGCTTCGGTGCCGTCGCCGACTTCGTCACCGCGGACATCCGCGCCGCACAGGACCTCGGTTTCAATACCGCCGAGTACCGGTGGGTCAAGGATGCGATTCACGAAAGCCTCTCGGCGGAAATTGCCAATCGAGCTCGCGTACAGTTCAGAAACCAGCTTGCAACGCAGAGAGCCGAGATGGAAAAGCGGCTGGCGGAAACCGACAGCGAGGCGGAGAAAAAGATGTACGAAGGCTTTCTCGCGCAGCTCGACGAGGCGGCCGTCGAGGATGACGAGCCGGAGAGTGAGGCGACCCGGTACAACCGGGCGCTGCTCTCGGAGTACGAGGATACGATCGAGACGCTGCGGCGGGAGCTCGAGCGATGGGGTGGGGAAGGCTCCGCCGACGACCTCGACGAGTCGCTTGCTTCCGAAAATTGAGCCGGTTCGAGCACGAGCTGGTCTGCTCGAGCTGCCAGTGGAGGTCCCCCCCGGATCGACTCTACGGCGTTTGCCCGGCTTGTAACGATGCCCCCATCCTCGTCGACTGGCATCTTCCCTCCGACCTCGCTCTGGCAGACGAGATCGACCAGAGGCGCCCGGCCGGCATATGGCGGTTCGGCGAGGTGCTTCCCTTTGAGGCCGACGGCATCACCCTCGGGGAAGGAGGGACGCCACTCGTTCCCACGCCCCGGCTCGGAGCCGAGCTCGGGCTGGATCACCTCTGGTTCAAGGACGAGTCGCGAAATCCGACCCGGTCGTTCAAATCGAGGGGAATGGCCGCCGCCGTGACCGCGGCGCGAGCACTCGGCGCGAAGGCGCTCACGATTCCGACCGCCGGCAACGCCGGCTGCGCGCTGGCTGCGTACGGCCGGAAAGCCGGCCTTCCCGTGTTCGTCGCGATGCCTCGCGACACCCCCACCTCGATTGAGCAAGAGTGCCGCGAGTACGGAGCGATCGTCGAACGGGTCGAGGGGGTCATCACCGATGCCGCGATCCGTTCCCGGCAGTGGGCCGAAGAAAATGGGGGATTCGATCTCTCCACTCTGAGGGAGCCCTACCGGGTCGAGGGGAAAAAAACGATGGGTTACGAGCTCTTCTTCGACCTCGGGCGACAGCTCCCCGATCTGATTCTCTATCCCACCGGTGGGGGGACCGGGCTGATCGGCATGTGGAAGGCCTTCGGCGAGATGGAACGGCTCGGGTGGCTTGGACGGCATCGCCCCAGGATGATCGCCGTGCAGGCGGCGGGGTGCGCTCCGGTCGTCGAGGCGTTTCACAGCGGTGCGGCGAGGATGACCCCCTGGGAGAAGCCACAAACCGAGGCCTGGGGCCTGCGCGTCCCGCGCGCCTTCGGAGACCGGCTGATGCTTCTGGCTCTGAGAGAGTCCGGCGGTGACGCCGTCGCCGTCCCGGAGGAGAGTATCGAGCCCGCCGCCGCGCGAATCCGGGAGCGGGAAAAGATCGATGCCGGCCCGGAAACGGGGGCCGCGCTCGCAGCTCTGGAACAGCTCGTCGCGAAGGGAGTGGTCGAACGTTCGGAGAAGGTCGTCGTCTTCAATACCGGAGGAGACAAATACCGCGCGTGACTGTCTGGTATCTGGACGGATTGTGAAATTCAGACAGAGGGGTATAATCCTAAACATCTGATGTAAACTTAGTTAAGCTGTTTTCGAGTCGGCGGCGAACGTGAAGTATCGGGGTGGTCATGAGAGCCACCACACGCCGAACCAACTTCCTTCTTCTCTTTGTTCTTCTTGCCGTCAGTGCGGGAGTCCCCGCGATGGCCGGCAGCCGGGACAGCAACTCGATCGGTGTCACCGCCCGGGTGATGCCGTATTTCGAGTCGGAGTCGATCGACAGTGTCGAGACGCTCCTGATCACGGAAGAGGACGTCGCGCGAGGATTCATCGAGGTCCGGACGGCCAGCACCGTGAAGGTTCGAACCAATGCCCGGCACGCACTGGTTTTCCGGATTGGCGACGCGCGGTTCTCTGAGGTGCGGATCGGCGGACTCGAGCGGGAAGTGGTCGTGAGTCGGGCGGGAGGCTTCGCGCCTCAGCCGCTGAGGCTCGGATCGACGACTTACGAGCTGGACTATCGGATCGCGCTGAACGACCTGGTCGCTCCCGGAACGTATGAAATTCCGGTGTCGGTTCAGGCCCGCAGCCTCGGACAGTAAGCGGGTTGCCGATGGCCGGTTGCCAGTTGCCGGCAGAGGGCGGTCGCGCATCTCTCAGTCATCAAGCCCGCACCGCGGGCGACAGGTCTTAGCCCCCGGCTTCAGCCGGGGGACAGAGAGCGGCTTCTGTTCCGAGCCCGCTTCAGCGGACGACAGA encodes:
- a CDS encoding carbon starvation protein A, giving the protein MLTAIAIGFIAFLVLGYSVYGRWVARQFALDDTRETPAHLVDDGVDFVPTRRFYLFGQHFSAIAAAGPIAGPIIACQAFGWLPCLLWISLGVVLIGAVHDFAALVGSVRHGARSIADMVREHLGSRAGMAMMAFIWIALVYVIVAFADITAGSFTGVTESLAGADVEFNPGGAVAAASILYLLLAVVMGFIQKFLDPPLWLLTVIFVPATFFLVFLGTRISTLLVMDAKSWALLILVYCCVASLVPVWALLQPRGYLGGFVLYFALGLGVIGVLFGGYEIEQPMFKSWDVGGMTGTLFPFLFVTIACGACSGFHGLVCSGTSSKQIDRESHIRPVGYGAMLAEGFVALIALVTVMIVAQPDLEGLKPGTVYGNGIGRFLTLIIGEEHLNFAITFGAMAFSTFVFDTLDVCTRLGRYIVQELFRSTTRAGAVAGTLLTIALPVYFVSFAAPGSWINFWTLFGASNQLLAAMTLLTITYWLHQSRKRIAFTLYPMLFVLVITMWALAKMTIGYLTGPGGGGVELLNGLSSLALILLALYLVGSAIVKTRGGSGDLVTAS
- a CDS encoding GTPase domain-containing protein, which translates into the protein MVLFNHATREMTAKIVYYGPGLCGKTTNLMVIFDKLDEKNRGKMLSLATKTDRTLFFDLLPVEIGKVGAFNLKIQLYTVPGQVFYNETRKLVLKGADAIVFVADSQASMAESNKESFANLLENMKENQIDFSQTPILIQYNKRDIPGVPPIPKLQETLGFEALPWVEASALEGTGVMETFKAISKLTARHLVNKVKGKESNAKTLGRIEDAEVKKGKTTPAAAPVATAGAAPETAAEPEIEEAPEEGVSIESPFGDSMTPPPDVAPFDESAVEKDYENVEEVSLDQLLAERERPKTLSGVAVPADDDEIEEVEELTEVHLEPMDDSSGLAEEIKSLKAENQRLKKGLRAAIAQLEKLAK
- a CDS encoding threonine synthase, whose translation is MGWGRLRRRPRRVACFRKLSRFEHELVCSSCQWRSPPDRLYGVCPACNDAPILVDWHLPSDLALADEIDQRRPAGIWRFGEVLPFEADGITLGEGGTPLVPTPRLGAELGLDHLWFKDESRNPTRSFKSRGMAAAVTAARALGAKALTIPTAGNAGCALAAYGRKAGLPVFVAMPRDTPTSIEQECREYGAIVERVEGVITDAAIRSRQWAEENGGFDLSTLREPYRVEGKKTMGYELFFDLGRQLPDLILYPTGGGTGLIGMWKAFGEMERLGWLGRHRPRMIAVQAAGCAPVVEAFHSGAARMTPWEKPQTEAWGLRVPRAFGDRLMLLALRESGGDAVAVPEESIEPAAARIREREKIDAGPETGAALAALEQLVAKGVVERSEKVVVFNTGGDKYRA